A genomic segment from uncultured Marinifilum sp. encodes:
- a CDS encoding V-type ATP synthase subunit B: protein MIRKEINKISEVGKALISVEGNPGVALNHVVELLEADSNQSLSFAKAINITENSTRFQVFNGTQGLSTHTKIRMHEVPLTAGFSYNMLGRSFDGIGKVSDGGPEVIFEKQVSTRLDTLNPTARLVPKQPLWTGIPMIDVFNTLVKSQKIPIFAGPTEPYNRLLSQIAQGAQADVIIFAGIGLKFDEYQYFKEQLSQSGNIDKTIMFTHLAGDSQIKGLMLPDVALGVAREFADQGKDVLVLLTDMTNWSNILRNVANYQDQIPSLQGYPGSLYSELAKRYEVAADIEGAGSITIIGATTLESLEDPVPDNTGYITEGQFFLENGKLKLARSLSRLKQAVNGNTRNDHRPIMTAMASLLADAEKAYEAAEVGAANDAFSQKLLRYREDFITNMEEPFGESIELEAALDKCWDILKRHFEPTETGLSKKLIEEYWSKN, encoded by the coding sequence ATGATACGAAAAGAAATAAATAAAATAAGTGAAGTTGGTAAAGCTTTGATTTCGGTAGAAGGAAATCCGGGTGTGGCACTGAATCATGTGGTAGAGTTGCTTGAAGCTGATTCGAACCAAAGTCTTTCGTTCGCAAAAGCTATTAATATCACTGAAAATTCAACTCGTTTCCAGGTTTTTAATGGCACACAGGGATTAAGTACACATACAAAAATTCGCATGCACGAAGTTCCTTTAACAGCAGGTTTTTCATACAATATGTTGGGACGTAGTTTTGATGGAATTGGTAAAGTATCTGATGGTGGGCCGGAAGTTATTTTTGAAAAACAGGTTTCAACTCGTTTGGATACCTTAAATCCAACGGCTCGTTTGGTACCTAAACAGCCTTTGTGGACAGGTATTCCAATGATTGATGTGTTTAATACTCTGGTAAAATCGCAGAAAATTCCAATTTTTGCAGGTCCTACCGAGCCTTATAATCGTTTGCTTTCGCAGATTGCACAGGGAGCACAGGCCGATGTAATTATTTTTGCCGGAATTGGTTTAAAGTTCGATGAATATCAGTATTTCAAAGAACAGCTTTCTCAATCAGGAAATATCGATAAAACCATCATGTTTACTCACCTTGCCGGTGATTCGCAGATTAAAGGATTGATGCTGCCTGATGTGGCGCTGGGAGTAGCACGCGAATTTGCTGATCAGGGAAAAGATGTGTTGGTGTTGCTTACCGATATGACTAACTGGTCGAATATTTTACGAAATGTAGCCAATTATCAGGATCAGATTCCATCCTTGCAAGGTTATCCCGGATCTTTATATTCTGAGTTAGCAAAAAGATATGAGGTGGCAGCCGATATCGAAGGTGCCGGTTCTATTACCATTATTGGTGCTACAACATTGGAATCTCTTGAAGATCCAGTGCCCGACAATACAGGTTACATTACCGAAGGACAGTTTTTTCTTGAAAATGGTAAGTTAAAACTAGCACGTTCGCTTTCGCGATTAAAACAAGCTGTTAACGGAAATACCCGAAACGATCATAGGCCTATAATGACTGCAATGGCATCCTTACTTGCCGATGCCGAAAAAGCTTATGAAGCAGCAGAAGTTGGAGCAGCAAATGATGCATTTTCACAAAAGCTTCTTCGTTACAGAGAAGATTTTATCACAAATATGGAAGAACCATTTGGTGAATCTATTGAGTTGGAAGCTGCTCTGGATAAATGTTGGGATATTCTGAAAAGACACTTTGAACCAACCGAAACAGGTTTAAGTAAGAAGCTTATTGAAGAATATTGGAGTAAGAACTAA
- a CDS encoding V-type ATP synthase subunit A, protein MDNNNKRTGTLISIQDSLVKARFLGEVIMGETAEISVDGKLLQAEVLQITPDPANANAGIVEMQVFEDLTGAQIGDLVEFKGEPLSVLLGPGLLTSIWDGLQNPLYKLGEQNAYLVPGMQAPALDEEKLWDFTPIVKAGDIVSGGHAIGFVPEGKLQHKILVPFSFGKCKVESIIDKNSVNITQEVAVVSDEQNNKHVLKLVFQQPVKSPIPFKERAIPSQTISTGVRVIDLLAPVGYGGTVGNPGPFGAGKTVLQHSLCKYALADIIIMAACGERAGEAVEVFKDFAELDDPTTGESLMNRMCIFGNTSSMPVAAREASVFIALTVGEYYRYQGYNVILLADSTSRWAQALRERSGRQGDIPGPEAFPMDIPDQIKGMYQRAGADVATGGSLTFIGTVSPAGGNFQEPVTQATMDATGGFWGLSQDRADAKKYPAIDPLAYTTSVYDSFVSWNDRNKMLQILHEANGIDQTISTIGLKKVPVEKYIQYQKGQTIDFCVMQQDAFHEVDACTRPERLAVINQAVQKLIDNPIEFSQNGMEDEELKELVKTKFDELRQWWKDWNSNAQDEEQIALLPEQIEQFILQEEYAL, encoded by the coding sequence ATGGATAATAATAATAAAAGAACCGGAACCCTTATTTCCATTCAGGATTCTTTAGTAAAAGCCAGATTTCTGGGAGAAGTAATTATGGGAGAAACTGCCGAAATTTCGGTAGATGGAAAACTTCTTCAGGCAGAGGTACTGCAGATAACTCCTGATCCTGCAAATGCAAATGCCGGGATCGTGGAAATGCAAGTGTTTGAAGATTTAACTGGAGCACAAATTGGCGATTTGGTTGAATTTAAAGGAGAACCTTTATCGGTACTTTTAGGTCCGGGTCTCTTAACCAGTATTTGGGATGGATTGCAGAATCCTTTATACAAATTAGGAGAGCAGAATGCTTATTTAGTACCGGGTATGCAAGCGCCTGCATTGGATGAAGAAAAATTGTGGGATTTTACACCAATAGTAAAAGCTGGAGATATAGTTAGTGGTGGCCATGCAATTGGTTTTGTTCCAGAGGGGAAACTACAGCATAAAATTCTTGTACCATTTAGCTTTGGTAAATGTAAAGTAGAAAGTATTATAGATAAGAATTCTGTAAATATAACACAAGAAGTAGCTGTTGTGAGCGATGAGCAAAACAATAAGCATGTGTTAAAATTGGTTTTCCAGCAGCCCGTAAAATCACCAATTCCTTTTAAGGAGCGAGCTATTCCAAGTCAGACCATTTCTACAGGAGTACGTGTAATTGATTTACTGGCACCAGTAGGATATGGTGGAACGGTAGGAAATCCCGGGCCTTTTGGAGCAGGAAAAACAGTACTGCAGCATTCGCTTTGTAAATATGCTTTAGCTGATATCATTATTATGGCAGCATGTGGCGAACGTGCCGGTGAGGCAGTTGAGGTTTTTAAAGATTTTGCAGAATTAGACGATCCAACAACAGGAGAATCTCTAATGAACCGAATGTGTATTTTCGGTAATACAAGTTCAATGCCAGTGGCAGCGCGTGAGGCTAGTGTGTTTATTGCACTAACTGTTGGAGAATATTATCGCTATCAGGGATATAACGTAATTCTTTTGGCCGATTCAACTTCCCGTTGGGCGCAGGCACTTCGTGAGCGTAGCGGACGACAGGGAGATATTCCGGGACCGGAAGCATTCCCAATGGATATTCCTGATCAGATTAAAGGAATGTATCAACGAGCGGGAGCTGATGTTGCAACTGGAGGTTCATTAACATTTATTGGAACAGTTTCTCCTGCAGGAGGTAACTTTCAGGAACCGGTAACACAAGCAACAATGGATGCAACCGGAGGTTTTTGGGGTTTGTCGCAGGACCGTGCCGATGCAAAAAAATATCCTGCTATCGATCCCTTGGCTTATACTACTTCGGTGTACGACAGCTTTGTTTCCTGGAACGATAGAAACAAAATGTTGCAAATATTGCACGAAGCAAATGGTATAGATCAAACAATCAGTACAATTGGTTTGAAAAAAGTACCAGTTGAAAAATATATACAATACCAAAAAGGACAGACTATAGATTTTTGTGTGATGCAGCAAGATGCTTTCCATGAAGTTGATGCCTGTACACGTCCGGAACGATTGGCTGTTATTAATCAGGCAGTTCAAAAACTAATCGATAATCCGATTGAATTTTCTCAAAATGGAATGGAAGATGAAGAACTGAAAGAGCTGGTTAAAACAAAATTTGACGAATTGCGCCAATGGTGGAAAGACTGGAACAGCAATGCTCAGGATGAGGAGCAAATTGCATTATTACCAGAGCAAATTGAACAGTTTATTTTACAGGAGGAGTACGCATTATGA
- a CDS encoding DUF2764 family protein — protein sequence MSNMVYLMSSLPSLTFGHIPPISLSEFNNDAKNQLSAKHFKMLKTVDVLGNKGNDTLGLKSVNSMLESVNRDLSEVRKAKVQNRQPSLERLPVSVLSGNPLQREKQIMQYMWEELDSIESGKTFTMTEVMVYKLKLQILSRIHSFDIKRGAEVLASLVNPTKKKEDE from the coding sequence ATGTCAAACATGGTATATCTTATGAGTAGTTTGCCATCCTTGACCTTTGGGCACATTCCGCCAATTTCATTGAGCGAATTTAACAATGATGCCAAAAATCAATTGTCTGCGAAACATTTTAAAATGTTGAAAACAGTTGATGTTTTGGGTAATAAAGGGAATGATACCCTGGGATTGAAGAGCGTGAATAGTATGTTGGAAAGTGTGAATCGTGATCTTTCTGAAGTACGAAAAGCCAAAGTGCAGAATAGGCAGCCAAGCTTGGAACGATTGCCTGTGTCTGTTCTATCTGGAAATCCGCTGCAGCGTGAAAAACAAATCATGCAATATATGTGGGAAGAATTGGATTCCATAGAATCGGGCAAAACATTTACCATGACCGAAGTAATGGTTTATAAGCTAAAATTGCAGATTTTAAGCAGGATACATTCGTTTGATATTAAACGTGGAGCAGAGGTTTTGGCATCGCTTGTAAATCCAACTAAAAAAAAGGAGGATGAATAA
- a CDS encoding TolC family protein codes for MNNIISKMSVILLIGLLTISKTNAQEVLTLQDCKQKAMDHNQTVKSALSDLESSEASLTLSKRAMLPTFDISSSYTYLADPNQMLVPGYELPTVDGLPSGVYSPGGTTDLAYENSYSASIGMSLPIYMGGKLRHANTLSSLSLSLAEDNVDLTKSDLLLDVETKYWVVVSLQEQKGVVEKSIELLTDVLKEVRNRYETGIVTKNEVLKTQVELNNSKLSLLEVSNNLELAKMSLNQSIGNGITSTINIQDSIITIPVQLSAISFSENHLDNRPEIKMLNNQVEISKVKKKITNADYLPQIVSYANYVSQNPNHYAQQENEFTFNAGVTMSIPVFHWGEKKLKKVQNKMAIQKAELDLDESSELITLEIRQAIFRLKESLVKLDFTTTSLEQANENLKLETNRLMEGVTTTRDLLDAQLQWQESHADYINAKTEVKTNEAEYYKSIGDLRL; via the coding sequence ATGAACAATATAATATCAAAGATGTCAGTGATCCTTTTAATAGGATTACTGACCATCTCAAAAACAAATGCACAAGAAGTTTTAACACTTCAGGATTGCAAACAAAAAGCAATGGACCATAACCAAACGGTAAAGTCTGCTTTATCTGATTTGGAATCAAGTGAGGCTTCATTAACATTAAGTAAGAGAGCAATGTTACCTACATTTGATATATCTTCTTCATATACTTATTTAGCTGATCCAAACCAAATGCTTGTTCCGGGTTATGAGTTGCCTACAGTAGATGGTTTACCAAGTGGAGTTTATTCTCCTGGTGGAACAACCGATCTGGCTTATGAAAATTCATATTCGGCAAGTATTGGAATGAGTTTGCCAATTTATATGGGAGGAAAATTGAGACATGCCAATACACTCTCGTCTCTTTCTTTATCATTGGCTGAGGATAATGTTGATTTAACCAAATCAGACTTGTTGTTAGATGTAGAAACAAAATACTGGGTAGTAGTGTCCTTGCAGGAACAAAAAGGAGTGGTAGAAAAATCTATCGAGCTTTTAACCGATGTATTAAAAGAAGTTCGCAACAGGTATGAAACAGGTATTGTTACAAAAAATGAAGTATTAAAAACACAAGTAGAATTAAACAATTCAAAATTGTCATTGCTTGAGGTTTCGAATAATTTAGAATTGGCAAAAATGAGTTTAAACCAAAGTATTGGTAATGGAATTACGTCAACGATTAATATTCAGGATTCAATTATTACGATTCCAGTGCAATTATCTGCTATTTCGTTTAGTGAAAATCATTTGGATAACAGACCTGAAATAAAGATGTTGAACAACCAGGTTGAAATTTCAAAGGTTAAGAAAAAAATAACAAATGCCGATTATTTGCCTCAGATTGTGTCTTATGCAAATTATGTGTCGCAAAATCCAAATCATTACGCACAGCAAGAAAACGAGTTTACTTTTAATGCTGGTGTTACAATGAGTATTCCTGTGTTTCATTGGGGCGAAAAAAAGTTGAAGAAAGTGCAAAATAAAATGGCAATTCAAAAAGCCGAACTTGATTTGGACGAGAGCTCTGAGCTGATCACATTGGAAATCAGGCAAGCGATTTTTCGCTTGAAGGAGTCTTTGGTGAAATTAGATTTTACTACAACATCGCTGGAGCAAGCTAATGAAAACTTAAAACTGGAGACAAACCGTTTGATGGAAGGTGTTACAACTACCAGAGATTTATTAGATGCGCAATTACAGTGGCAGGAATCACATGCTGATTATATCAACGCAAAAACAGAGGTGAAAACAAACGAGGCTGAATATTATAAGTCAATTGGAGATTTAAGATTGTAG
- a CDS encoding V-type ATP synthase subunit D, whose protein sequence is MAGVKIKYTKTEQARQKKILKVSERMLPLFEAMEKSLMATVNAISERIENIKEQIERNRKIAESWIAVMSDSWVDIDEFISVNKIITKSVDIAGVRVQQYEGVDFNVMPINEDTPLWVDDAILLMQDQLQLLAEIECLEDQINLLEEELLDVRARVKLFENRRIPNAKIAIRKIGSKLQDDERLTIATAKVVKTSKQEELRL, encoded by the coding sequence ATGGCAGGTGTAAAAATTAAATATACAAAGACCGAACAAGCTCGTCAGAAAAAGATTCTGAAGGTATCGGAAAGGATGTTGCCTTTGTTTGAGGCCATGGAAAAATCGCTGATGGCAACTGTAAATGCTATTTCGGAGCGGATTGAAAATATAAAAGAACAGATTGAGCGGAACCGAAAAATAGCAGAATCCTGGATTGCGGTAATGAGTGATTCCTGGGTTGATATAGATGAATTTATATCGGTAAATAAAATAATTACCAAATCGGTTGATATTGCCGGTGTTCGGGTGCAGCAGTACGAAGGTGTTGATTTTAATGTAATGCCAATCAATGAAGATACGCCTTTATGGGTGGATGATGCCATTCTTTTGATGCAGGATCAGTTGCAGTTGCTGGCAGAAATTGAATGTTTGGAAGATCAGATTAATTTACTTGAAGAGGAATTGCTTGATGTTCGTGCAAGGGTAAAATTATTTGAGAATCGTCGCATACCGAATGCGAAAATTGCTATACGGAAAATTGGTTCGAAACTACAGGACGATGAGCGATTAACAATTGCTACTGCAAAAGTTGTTAAAACCAGTAAACAAGAGGAGCTTAGGCTATGA